The Asticcacaulis excentricus genome has a segment encoding these proteins:
- a CDS encoding DUF6491 family protein — protein sequence MKTLMTVVAVAAAGLTTLSLLPAQAQSSASAQPNREREAATPAQKEMRKCFRSDDIDRFNPIDSRTMIVETYGRQNYKLELSGACMGIEDAFRIGIRTRAGAINVCGGFDAEVLYSEPGSGRLARCHITDVKAITKEEADRIEGVTPKTAENRDREGT from the coding sequence ATGAAGACTCTGATGACTGTTGTGGCCGTGGCGGCCGCCGGGCTGACGACCCTCAGCCTGCTTCCGGCGCAGGCGCAATCTTCGGCCTCCGCTCAGCCGAACCGCGAGCGTGAGGCCGCGACACCGGCGCAAAAGGAAATGCGCAAATGCTTCCGCAGCGATGATATCGACCGCTTTAATCCGATCGATTCGCGCACCATGATTGTCGAAACCTATGGCCGCCAGAATTACAAACTGGAACTGAGCGGGGCCTGTATGGGCATCGAGGACGCCTTCCGTATTGGGATACGCACGCGCGCCGGGGCGATCAATGTCTGCGGCGGCTTTGATGCGGAGGTTCTGTATTCCGAGCCGGGGTCGGGCCGTCTGGCGCGCTGCCACATCACCGATGTCAAAGCCATTACCAAGGAAGAAGCCGACCGTATCGAAGGCGTCACGCCGAAGACGGCGGAAAACAGGGACAGAGAAGGAACGTAA